A segment of the Gopherus evgoodei ecotype Sinaloan lineage unplaced genomic scaffold, rGopEvg1_v1.p scaffold_56_arrow_ctg1, whole genome shotgun sequence genome:
caaagcactccagcaactatagacatgtaaatacaaaacaaaaaaccaactttgtactcacaacttggaaacagaagattagaaagcaggaaatagaaaaatccttctcatagctgagagagattcaggcagacagaagacaaagaactcagacacaaacttccctccacccagagttgaaaaaatcctgtttcctgattggtcctctggtcaggtgcttcaggttacttttttttcaggtgaaagagacattaacccttagctatctgtttatgacactccccctTCCAGCTGAAGTAACAGTCTGTGTTAGCTTGTAACTTGCCAGATATTTACAGACTCTTGCATGGGAAGTGGATGCAGGTCCTGTGAGGATGAAGAGATGCTTGTAGGGTGATTAAACTCTCTGGATTCAGTCAACACTGGCTAGGCAAAGCACATAAGCTTCTCTTGGAGGTATtctgggggtcagagtgtatCTCCGGGAGCATTTGGTAAGAAAAAGTTAAAAGAGAGCCTGGTTTTGAATGAATTTAcacatgtaaatctggagtgacacaGTTGAAGTCATTGTTATTAAAATCAGAACCTGGCCCTTGGAATTTGTCCAGTGTGCTATAAAGAGGCAGCAGCATAATTTGGACTCTCAGgagtggagaaagtaaaaaatatataataaggCAATTAATCATTTTTATAAATAGCTTAAATACAGGCAGATAAGTACAATGGCAGATTTTACCATGCTCTTTTCATTGCATAATACAATGGGCTACACTCAGAAGTGGAGGGCCAGAAAAGGTGTCTGTGGGAAGGCAACAATTATAAAATCACACGGGCCTAAAGGAGACTGCGGAACTTCCAGCCACAAGTTATCAACAGGGTCAAGAGTTTAGTAGGATTCAAAAAGGAACCGTATGTTTATGTGGGTAACCAGAAAACCCAATTACATTAGTGAAGATTGCTTCAAAAAGTTTTGGAAGAACTATAAACCTTCCTCATGTACAGTACAAAATATGTGTAAATAGTGGGTGTCAGGGGAAAATATTCCCTGGGAGCAGATAATCTCATGGCTTTCTATTGCAGGGTTTCATCtggcttcctctgaagcatctcaaACTGCCCAgtggatactgggctggatggactccaggtctgatccagtctgggagTGCCTATCTTCTTATAAGCAGTGTAAATCCAAGATTAAGTTTTTGCTGATCTTCTTTGAGCTCCTGGGACTCTCTAGAAATATAACGAGAGCAGAAAGATGTCTTGTTAAATATCATCTAGTCTTCTGTTGCTTGTCCTTTcaggaggaaaggtttaaaattaCTCGGACCTCCCAGTACAtgatgtcagctgtcaatgacaccaacTTCAACTCTGCAATGTTCCTTCTCACcgggatacctgggcaggaagacatccatctctggatctctatCCCCTTCTGCTTAGTGTATGTTATTTCTGTAGTAGGAAATgcagtcattctgttcattataagaTCAGATACAGgtctccatgagcccatgtatattttcctttccatgctgGCAGTCACAGACCTTGGTTTATCAATAGCCACCATGCCAACAACATTGGGCACATTCTTGTTTAATGCTAGGGAGATCAGCCTCGATGCCTGTTttgcccagctgttcttcatccactcgcTTTCATGCACTGAATCCTCTGTTctcttgttgatggcctttgaccgcttcaTCGCCATCTCTCACCCACTGAGATATGCCTCCATCTTAACCCTGCCAAgaatagccaagatgggactggtgtgtgtgctaaGAGGGGTTGCTGTAGTATTCCCACTGCCCTTTCTCCTGAAACGTTCCCAATATTGTCAAGCCAATGTCCTCTCCCGTTCCTACTGCTTGAACCAAGAGATCATTAAGATGGCTTGTTCAGATATTAGAGTCAGCAGCATCTATGGCTTTTTTGTCACAGTCTCCACAGCGATGTTGGACTCGCTGCTCATCCTCCT
Coding sequences within it:
- the LOC115643271 gene encoding olfactory receptor 51G2-like; amino-acid sequence: MSAVNDTNFNSAMFLLTGIPGQEDIHLWISIPFCLVYVISVVGNAVILFIIRSDTGLHEPMYIFLSMLAVTDLGLSIATMPTTLGTFLFNAREISLDACFAQLFFIHSLSCTESSVLLLMAFDRFIAISHPLRYASILTLPRIAKMGLVCVLRGVAVVFPLPFLLKRSQYCQANVLSRSYCLNQEIIKMACSDIRVSSIYGFFVTVSTAMLDSLLILLSYVKILKTVLSIASHAECVRALSTCVSHFCAVLLFYIPGIGLSVVQRFGNSSFPLLQILIGYVYQLVPPMMNPIVYSLKSKHLRARIIRALKKRVHQLAPPLVT